CTGGTTCAGGAAGTGGGACCAGATTCTGGACTGGGACGAGCCCGATGCCAAATGGTTCGTGGGCGGCACGACCAACATAGCCTATAACTGTTTGGACCGCCATATCCTGACCTGGCGTCGTACCAAGGCAGCCATCATTTGGGAAGGGGAACTTGGGGACCAGAGGGTCCTCACCTATTACGATCTTCATCGTGAGGTGTGCAAATTTGCAAATGTGCTGCAGGCTACATTCGGGGTAAAGGAAGGGGATCGGGTGACGATCTACATGCCCATGATTCCCGAGCTGGCCGTGGCCATGCTGGCCTGTACACGCATCGGGGCCGCGCACAGTATCATCTTTGCAGGCTTCTCCGCCGAAGCTATCAGTGACCGCGTGAAAGACTGCGGCTCCAAACTTATCATCACCGCCGACGGTGGTTACCGAAACGGCAAAATCATAGCCCTCAAGAATATCGTCGATGCAGCCATCTCCGCCGCCGGCTCACCCGTGAAGGATGTCATCATTGTTCGTCACATCGGTGACGGGGCAGCCCTCAAGCTGCACGAAAACCGCGACCATTGGTATCACCGTCTCATGGAGGGGGCTTCCGCCCAACATGAAGCCGCCCAGCTGGACAGCGAGGCGCTGTCGTTTCTGCTGTACACCAGCGGTACCACGGGTGAACCCAAAGGCATCATGCACACCACCGGCGGCTACCTCACGGGAGTTACATACACTTCCAAGTACGTGTTCGACCTGAAATCTGACGACGTTTTCTGGTGCACCGCCGATATCGGGTGGATTACGGGTCACTCCTATATCATCTACGGGCCCTTATCAAATGGTGCCACCACATTGATGTACGAGGGAGCGCCCGGCTACCCTGACAAGGATCGCTTCTGGTCGATCATCGCCAAGCACGGCGTGACTATTTTCTACACGGCCCCGACGGCGATCCGGACGTTCATGTCCTGGGGCGATGACTTCCCCCGCCGCCACGACCTCTCATCTCTGCGCCTGCTTGGAACCGTGG
This Candidatus Neomarinimicrobiota bacterium DNA region includes the following protein-coding sequences:
- the acs gene encoding acetate--CoA ligase, translated to MPDHADSSSVLDAEHVIKPPAEFSAQAHASDDSIYAAARKDRLAFWANQAEELHWFRKWDQILDWDEPDAKWFVGGTTNIAYNCLDRHILTWRRTKAAIIWEGELGDQRVLTYYDLHREVCKFANVLQATFGVKEGDRVTIYMPMIPELAVAMLACTRIGAAHSIIFAGFSAEAISDRVKDCGSKLIITADGGYRNGKIIALKNIVDAAISAAGSPVKDVIIVRHIGDGAALKLHENRDHWYHRLMEGASAQHEAAQLDSEALSFLLYTSGTTGEPKGIMHTTGGYLTGVTYTSKYVFDLKSDDVFWCTADIGWITGHSYIIYGPLSNGATTLMYEGAPGYPDKDRFWSIIAKHGVTIFYTAPTAIRTFMSWGDDFPRRHDLSSLRLLGTVGEPINPKAWKWYHKVIGSSHCPIVDTWWQTETGNIMISPLPGITATKPGSATHPLPGIEAEIVDENGAPVARGAGGLLIITSPWPAMLRGIYGDPERFKEVYWSRFPGNYFTGDGAQLDKDGYFWILGRVDDVINVSGHRLGTMEIESACVDHPAVSEAAAIGIDHEIKGSAIVVFVSLTAAHAGNSSLGEAIRQHVAAKIGAFARPEKVIITQELPKTRSGKIMRRLLRDIAEGKAIGDTTTLADSKVIDRLKAKYEQREG